In the genome of Cryptomeria japonica chromosome 8, Sugi_1.0, whole genome shotgun sequence, one region contains:
- the LOC131038449 gene encoding uncharacterized protein LOC131038449, giving the protein MAKNSVFQKSSAMEAVWSQLPDEVIESIFKWFPSESLARFRVVCKEWNDLLSSEDFLTWRRKFFKEHPWLLVVNERSDCYRLNVSTKEVKRFPVNRSVWASLGGILLTTNNRLDDEELFLYNPLTRKQTEIVQMMKVCQVECAIVCNPVCESFVQLPRSWKVSKEHGITVGDILWKGARYKVVAMRKEFIEAYDSVKQSWVIVQQVPRRTATSIVFFKGLFFCIVGHFDIHGECGVMIFSIKDDCTCHMVNIFSPIPQTSPPWLEPYIFVCGSQFFLVRQDSIRLYLWELEYEDNLNTNTNLSWKAISAMPQEVLEFANLGFDLKKPRKLCSTVGWFKSFAAGSYICFVREGSGNVVFFNTESRSWSCFSVVDNVEKCANADYAYGFEPRPDISFHEKCFY; this is encoded by the coding sequence ATGGCCAAGAATAGTGTTTTCCAGAAGAGTTCTGCAATGGAGGCTGTATGGTCTCAGTTACCCGACGAAGTAATAGAAAGCATTTTCAAGTGGTTTCCATCAGAATCACTTGCCAGGTTCCGTGTAGTGTGCAAGGAGTGGAACGACCTACTATCTAGTGAAGATTTCCTAACTTGGAGGAGGAAATTTTTCAAAGAGCATCCATGGCTCCTCGTTGTCAATGAACGATCAGATTGTTACCGTTTAAATGTGTCAACAAAAGAAGTGAAGCGTTTTCCTGTTAATCGTTCCGTATGGGCATCACTGGGAGGAATACTCCTCACAACTAACAATAGGTTAGACGATGAAGAATTATTTTTGTACAATCCGCTTACTAGAAAACAAactgaaattgttcagatgatgaaAGTTTGTCAAGTGGAATGTGCCATAGTATGCAATCCAGTATGTGAAAGTTTTGTCCAACTTCCTCGAAGTTGGAAAGTAAGCAAAGAGCATGGGATAACAGTGGGAGACATTTTGTGGAAGGGCGCTCGATATAAAGTAGTAGCAATGCGCAAGGAGTTCATAGAGGCTTATGACTCTGTAAAACAATCATGGGTAATCGTACAACAGGTTCCCAGACGAACTGCTACGAGTATAGTTTTCTTTAAAGGTTTATTTTTCTGTATCGTTGGCCACTTCGATATTCACGGTGAGTGTGGTGTTATGATTTTCAGCATTAAAGATGACTGCACATGCCACATGGTAAATATATTTTCGCCTATACCCCAAACTTCTCCTCCGTGGTTGGAGCCTTACATATTCGTATGTGGCTCACAATTTTTTCTCGTAAGGCAGGATTCAATTCGATTATATTTGTGGGAGTTAGAGTACGAAGATAATCTAAACACAAATACAAACCTCTCCTGGAAGGCGATTTCAGCGATGCCTCAAGAGGTTTTGGAGTTTGCCAATTTAGGCTTCGATCTCAAAAAACCAAGGAAACTATGTTCTACAGTAGGCTGGTTTAAATCCTTCGCAGCCGGGAGTTATATCTGCTTCGTAAGAGAAGGCAGTGGAAATGTAGTTTTCTTCAATACAGAAAGTAGATCATGGAGTTGCTTCTCAGTAGTTGATAATGTAGAGAAGTGTGCCAATGCTGACTATGCATATGGCTTTGAACCGAGGCCTGATATATCATTTCATGAAAAATGCTTTTATTAG